The following are encoded in a window of Heliangelus exortis chromosome 9, bHelExo1.hap1, whole genome shotgun sequence genomic DNA:
- the NCL gene encoding nucleolin isoform X1, with amino-acid sequence MDVRIGSSKRFGYVDFSSAEDLDKALQMNGKKLMGSEIKLEKAKSKETIKENKKERDARTLFVKNLPYRITEDEIREVFENATEVRIVMNKEGSSKGMAYIEFKTEAEANKALEEKRGTEIDGRTMVIDFTGEKSHQDHQKGGGESKTLIVNNLSYAASEETLQELFKKASSIKMPQNNQGRPKGYAFVEFPTAEDAKEALNSCNNTEIEGRPIRLEFSAPAWQKGTMNARGGFNQQSKTLFVRGLSEDTTEETLRESFEGSISARIVTDRDTGSSKGFGFVDFSSPEDAKAAKEAMEDGEIDGNKVILDFAKPKGEFQRGGGFGGGFGGRGGRGGGRGGRGGFGGRGGGRGFGGRGGGFRGGRGGGGDHKPQGKKIKFE; translated from the exons ATGGATGTCAGAATTGGTTCTTCCAA GCGATTTGGCTATGTAGACTTCTCATCTGCTGAAGATTTGGATAAAGCTCTCCAGAtgaatggaaagaaattaatggGTTCTGAAATCAaactggaaaaagcaaagagcaaggaaacaattaaagaaaataagaaag AGAGAGATGCTCGAACACTCTTTGTGAAGAACCTGCCCTACCGCATAACTGAAGATGAAATCAGAGAGGTGTTTGAAAATGCAACAGAAGTCCGAATAGTAATGAACAAGGAGGGGAGCAGCAAAGG GATGGCCTATATTGAATTTAAAACAGAAGCTGAAGCAAATAAAGCTCTGGAGGAGAAGCGGGGCACAGAGATTGATGGTCGTACCATGGTCATTGACTTCACTGGTGAGAAGAGCCATCAAGATCATCagaaag gAGGTGGAGAGTCAAAGACCTTAATTGTCAACAATCTTTCATATGCTGCTTCAGAAGAGACTCTCCAAGAATTGTTTAAGAAAGCTTCTTCCATCAAGATGCCACAGAACAACCAGGGCAGGCCTAAAGG GTATGCATTTGTAGAATTTCCCACAGCTGAGGACGCCAAGGAGGCATTGAATTCCTGTAACAACACAGAGATTGAAGGCAGACCCATCAGACTGGAGTTCAGTGCACCAGCATGGCAGAAAGGAACCATGAATGCAAGAGGAGGATTTAATC aacaaagcaaaacattgtTTGTCAGAGGCCTCTCTGAGGATACTACGGAGGAAACGCTGAGGGAATCATTTGAAGGCTCAATAAGTGCTAGAATAGTCACAGACAGAGATACTGGATCATCTAAAGG GTTTGGGTTTGTGGACTTCAGCTCCCCGGAAGATGCCAAAGCAGCTAAAGAAGCCATGGAGGATGGAGAGATAGATGGAAACAAAGTGATCCTTGATTTTGCCAAACCAAAGGGTGAATTTCAGCGTGGCGGTGGATTTGGCGGTGGATTTGGTGGTCGTGGTGGCAGAGGTGGAGGCcgaggaggaagaggtggatTTGGTGGCAGAGGTGGTGGCAGAGGATTTGGAG GTAGAGGAGGTGGCTTCCGAGGAGgtagaggaggaggtggagatcACAAGCCACAAGGGAAGAAGATAAAGTTTGAATAA
- the NCL gene encoding nucleolin isoform X2 yields MVKIAKTPKNQMKQKKMAPPPKKVEESEEEESSELEESSGDEMIPQKKQQKVAVTPAKKAATPARKAATPAKKAVTPAKKPVATPAKKAVVPSPKKAAVLTKGAKNGKNAKKEESEEEEEEEEDEEDEDDEDDEESDEEPPMPVKPAAKKPAAVPAKKPAVVIAKQESEEEDDEEDEEDEDDDESEDEAMDTTPVQVKKTTLAKAAPVKAKAESEDEEDEEDDEEDEDEEEEDEDDAEEESEDEKPVKEAPGKRKKEMANKSAPEAKKKKTEGR; encoded by the exons ATGGTGAAGATCGCCAAG ACTCCCAAGAATcagatgaaacagaaaaaaatggctcCTCCTCCCAAAAAGGTTGAGGAGAGCGAGGAAGAAGAGTCCTCTGAGCTAGAGGAAAGCAGCGGAGACGAG ATGATCCCTcagaagaaacaacaaaaagtagCAGTTACACCAGCCAAGAAGGCAGCCACCCCTGCAAGAAAGGCTGCCACCCCTGCCAAAAAGGCAGTGACCCCTGCTAAGAAACCTGTGGCCACTCCTGCTAAAAAGGCTGTTGTTCCATCACCTAAAAAGGCTGCTGTCCTAACCAAAGGAGCAAAAAATGGGAAGAATGCCAAGAAAGAAGAgagcgaggaggaggaggaggaggaggaggatgaggaagatgaggatgatgaagatgatgaggaATCTG ATGAGGAACCACCGATGCCTGTGAAGCCTGCAGCCAAAAAACCTGCAGCAGTACCAGCCAAAAAGCCTGCAGTTGTGATAGCAAAGCAGGAATCTGAAGAagaggatgatgaggaggatgaggaggatgaagatgatgatg AGTCTGAAGATGAAGCCATGGACACAACCCCTGTTCAGGTGAAGAAAACTACTCTAGCAAAGGCTGCACCAGTGAAAGCTAAGGCAGAATCtgaagatgaggaagatgaagaagatgatgaggaagatgaggatgaagaggaggaggatgaagatgatGCCGAGGAGGAAAGTGAGGATGAAA AACCAGTCAAGGAAGCAcctggaaagaggaagaaagaaatggccAATAAAAGTGCACCAGAGgccaagaaaaagaagacagaaggtAGGT GA